From one Xyrauchen texanus isolate HMW12.3.18 chromosome 17, RBS_HiC_50CHRs, whole genome shotgun sequence genomic stretch:
- the spire1b gene encoding protein spire homolog 1, with protein sequence MARRKDADAAACGQKLMQEENDAELSLEEILHLYKQPINEEQAWAVCYQCCRSLSKENRGSSGTSGSDGPSDVMIYKDGAVRLHFRGTRNPPRSSTQVIESLGIMIYKALDYGLKENEERELSPPLELLIDLMTNVVDTESDSCPDEGYAATEEEEDNGEENPAHPCRIRGYCDIIKLCSLHLPTPADAPAHYQAVCRALYAETKELNTFLKKIKSAKENLRKMEGDTVDDSGRDINELQNADWPWFWVQVMRDLRNGVKLKKVQERQFNPLPIEFQLTPYEMLMDDIRGKRYRLRKVTVSGDIPPRLKKSAHEIILEFIRSRPPLNPVAARKLKPQAERPPCLHERILEEIKSERKLRPVSPDQIRRSRFVMRPLSMSQSFDSSDVSCSDRARNVSGTLSLANGVSLQQNSSGGFQRKRLQAPTLAELTSSDSDDETIGLRSASCSSLSTSMVDDTSAESVLGKKTPPMFLPISSTPQPERRQPSQRRHSIEKEMPTSVRQFLPPSKKSSKSLEEFCYPVECLSLTVEEIMHIRQVLVKAELEKFQQHKDIYNALKKGKLCFCCRTKCFSFFTWSYTCQFCKRPVCSQCCQKMRLPSKPYASLPIYSLGPSTSSLTWDTAAQKPEKPSMNHHHPSLHRTISRLSKHSQQSSSSQEEMEFPKELTEDWNAMEVCVDCKKFISDINASSKHSLSLANKRAHFKRKTQSFIVSSENGAEYRPSERTIHEV encoded by the exons ATGGCGCGGAGGAAAGATGCTGATGCTGCTGCGTGCGGACAGAAGCTGATGCAAGAGGAGAATGATGCCGAACTCTCTCTGGAAGAGATTTTACATCTGTACAAGCAGCCCATAAACGAGGAGCAGGCATGGGCTGTGTGTTACCAGTGCTGTCGCTCTTTATCGAAGGAAAATCGCGGTTCTAGTGGCACCTCTGGTTCCGATGGCCCATCAGATGTGATGATTTATAAAGACGGAGCCGTGCGGTTACATTTCAGAG GTACTCGCAATCCCCCCCGATCGTCAACACAG GTGATCGAGTCTCTAGGCATTATGATTTATAAGGCTCTGGATTATGGCCTGAAAGAGAACGAGGAGCGTGAGCTGAGTCCTCCACTGGAGCTGCTCATTGACCTCATGACGAATGTTGTCGACACAGAGAGCGATTCCTGCCCTGATGAAGGCTACGCTGCTACTGAAGAAGAGGAGGATAATGGAGAGGAGAATCCCGCCCATCCCTGCCGCATCCGCGGCTACTGTGACATCATCAAG CTGTGCTCCCTTCACCTGCCGACACCCGCAGACGCGCCTGCTCACTATCAGGCCGTGTGTCGTGCTCTCTACGCCGAAACCAAAGAGCTAAACACCTTCCTGAAGAAGATCAAGAGTGCCAAAGAG AACCTGCGTAAGATGGAGGGCGACACCGTCGACGATTCGGGAAGGGACATAAACGAGCTGCAGAATGCTGATTGG CCGTGGTTTTGGGTGCAGGTCATGCGAGATTTGAGGAACGGTGTGAAGCTGAAGAAGGTTCAGGAACGGCAGTTTAACCCGCTGCCTATCGAGTTCCAGCTGACGCCTTACGAGATGCTTATGGACGACATCCGCGGTAAACGCTACAGACTACGCAAAGTCACG GTGAGTGGAGATATTCCTCCCAGGTTAAAGAAGAGCGCTCATGAGATCATACTGGAGTTCATCCGGTCCAGACCGCCCCTAAACCCC GTAGCTGCACGCAAGCTTAAGCCGCAGGCCGAACGTCCTCCCTGCCTTCATGAACGCATACTGGAGGAAATCAAGTCAGAGAGGAAGTTGAGACCTGTATCGCCTGATCAGATCCGGAGGAGTCGATTCG TAATGCGACCTCTTAGCATGTCTCAGAGTTTTGATTCATCAG ATGTGTCGTGTTCTGACCGGGCGAGGAATGTCTCCGGCACGCTGTCGTTGGCCAACGGCGTGTCGCTTCAGCAGAACAGCTCGGGCGGCTTTCAGAGGAAGCGGCTTCAAGCGCCAACGCTGGCTGAACTCACCAGCTCAGATTCAGAT GATGAGACCATAGGTCTAAGGTCAGCCAGCTGTTCCAGCCTCTCTACATCGATGGTGGACGACACATCAGCAGAATCTGTCTTGGGGAAAAAGA ctccgCCCATGTTCCTGCCCATCTCGTCCACCCCGCAGCCAGAACGCCGTCAGCCCTCCCAGCGGCGGCACTCCATAGAGAAGGAAATGCCCACTAGTGTGCGCCAGTTCCTGCCTCCCTCCAAAAAAAGCTCCAAATCTTTA GAGGAATTTTGCTACCCCGTCGAGTGTCTGTCTCTGACAGTCGAGGAAATCATGCACATTCGGCAGGTTTTGGTCAAGGCAGAACTGGAGAAATTTCAGCAGCATAAAGACATCTACAACGCTCTGAAGAAGGGGAAG CTGTGCTTCTGCTGTCGAACCAAATGTTTTTCCTTCTTCACGTGGTCGTACACCTGTCAGTTCTGTAAAAG GCCCGTGTGTTCACAATGCTGTCAAAAA ATGCGTCTGCCATCGAAGCCCTACGCCAGTCTACCCATTTACTCACTGGGCCCATCTACTTCATCTCTAACATGGGATACAGCGGCCCAAAAACCAGAGAAGCCCAGCATGAACCATCATCACCCCAGCCTGCATAGAACCATCTCCAG ATTATCGAAGCATTCGCAGCAGTCGTCCTCATCGCAGGAGGAGATGGAGTTTCCGAAAGAGCTGACGGAAGACTGGAACGCCATGGAGGTTTGCGTCGACTGCAAGAAATTCATCTCTGACATCAACGCGTCCAGCAAGCACAGTCTCTCTCTGGCCAACAAACGCGCTCACTTTAAACGCAAGACTCAGTCCTTCATTGTGTCTTCTGAGAACGGTGCAGAATACCGGCCGTCGGAGCGAACGATCCATGAAGTTTAG